The Patagioenas fasciata isolate bPatFas1 chromosome 25, bPatFas1.hap1, whole genome shotgun sequence genome includes a region encoding these proteins:
- the GJA9 gene encoding gap junction alpha-9 protein, giving the protein MGDWNFLGGILEEVHIHSTIIGKIWLTILFIFRMLVLGVATEDVWNDEQSEFICNTEQPGCRNVCYDEAFPISLIRYWVLQVIFVSSPSLVYMGHALYRLRALEKERQKKKAQIRVELESTELEMTENRKRLERELRQLDQRKLNKAPLRGSLLCTYVVHIFTRSAVEVGFMIGQYLLYGFHLDPLYKCQRDPCPNTVDCFVSRPTEKTVFILFMQSIATVSLLLNILEIIHLGFRKIKLGLCGQNKHKEDPDNSYINKPKKYSVIPHSSLGISTTPQKTLPAALSGYTFLMEKQTDAAIYPVLNSPPMFQSVQNNRTESSSNYTCRNQECKSPKKRPATNALDGQTPNISTNNNDALLGKLDAQKEAEKKPFPTGAQNADIASRGFAEAPSQALLQPDMAQPVTAFRRQHRIGSSRSCSAAAESAGAPASLLNSNRRQSSLGASKAQAPGADAKPCSRPPTPESPGDASSGSHESRSRGSPRPALPRRLSLSSNASSRRAPTDLQI; this is encoded by the coding sequence ATGGGAGACTGGAATTTCCTCGGAGGCATTTTAGAGGAGGTCCACATTCATTCCACCATCATCGGAAAGATTTGGTTAACTATTCTCTTCATATTTCGAATGCTGGTCCTCGGGGTGGCGACCGAAGATGTTTGGAACGACGAACAATCCGAATTTATATGCAACACCGAGCAACCCGGTTGCAGAAACGTGTGCTACGATGAGGCCTTTCCCATCTCTCTCATAAGATACTGGGTCTTGCAAGTTATATTCGTGTCTTCCCCTTCCCTGGTGTACATGGGCCATGCTTTATACCGGCTGAGAGCCCTGGagaaagagaggcagaaaaagaaaGCTCAGATAAGAGTGGAACTGGAAAGCACTGAGTTAGAAATGACCGAAAATCGGAAAAGGCTGGAGAGAGAGCTCCGGCAATTGGACCAAAGGAAGCTGAACAAGGCGCCGCTGCGAGGGTCCCTGCTCTGCACGTACGTGGTGCACATCTTCACCAGGTCTGCCGTGGAGGTCGGGTTTATGATCGGCCAGTACCTTCTGTACGGCTTCCATCTAGATCCCCTGTATAAGTGTCAGAGGGATCCGTGTCCAAACACAGTCGACTGCTTCGTATCCAGACCAACGGAAAAGACAGTGTTCATATTATTCATGCAATCAATAGCGACTGTGTCGTTGCTTTTAAATATCCTCGAAATTATCCACCTAGGATTCCGAAAAATTAAACTGGGGCTCTGTGGGCAGAATAAACACAAGGAGGACCCAGACAATTCCTACATAAACAAGCCTAAGAAATACTCGGTGATACCACACTCTTCTCTGGGAATATCCACCACCCCGCAGAAAACGCTTCCTGCTGCGCTTAGCGGTTACACCTTCCTGATGGAAAAGCAAACCGATGCTGCCATCTACCCCGTTCTAAATTCTCCTCCCATGTTTCAGTCCGTGCAAAATAACCGTACGGAAAGCAGCAGCAACTACACATGTCGCAATCAGGAATGTAAATCGCCAAAGAAGAGGCCGGCCACAAATGCTTTAGACGGTCAGACTCCAAATATTAGCACAAATAATAATGATGCCTTGCTCGGCAAACTCGATGCTCAAAAAGAAGCCGAAAAGAAACCTTTCCCCACCGGTGCTCAGAATGCAGACATCGCTTCAAGAGGCTTCGCTGAAGCGCCATCTCAAGCTTTGCTGCAGCCCGATATGGCTCAGCCTGTCACTGCTTTCAGAAGACAGCACAGAATCGGTTCATCTCGGAGCTGCTCGGCAGCGGCTGAGAGCGCGGGAGCTCCAGCTTCTCTTCTGAACAGCAACCGAAGACAGAGCAGTCTCGGCGCAAGCAAAGCCCAAGCTCCCGGCGCTGACGCAAAGCCCTGCAGCCGGCCACCCACTCCGGAGTCCCCGGGGGACGCGAGCTCGGGGTCCCATGAGAGCCGGAGCCGCGGGAGCCCCCGGCCGGCCCTGCCCCGGCGCCTGTCGCTCTCCAGCAATGCCAGCAGCAGGCGGGCCCCCACTGACCTGCAGATATAG